Within the Solibacillus silvestris genome, the region GCTTCCGGTTGCGTAAAGTAGATAACGAACAAGCCCCTTCTTATTTACGCCGCCAAACACCGATTGTCCAGGAGTTTGAATTCACACCGACAAACAGCACGTATCGCCGGTATCTAGATGAACTGGAAATTGTCTTTTTACATCAATCACCAAACTCAGTTGAAATTTTAGTGCAGGTTGATCGTCGTGCCCGCGGGCTTGGAGGATTTTTATCCGAAGCGCTCGATATGGATGAGAGCTTCATCCGTCTCACATTTTCCGAACACGACAATATTCAGGCAAAGCTTGAGCAAGTAATTAAAACGAAGATGAAATAATCAAAAGGCAAGAAGCATCAGTCGCTTCTTGCCTTGTTTTATTTTAAACCTGGATAGTTTTGTTGTCTGAGCACTTCGTAAATCACAATTGCCGCTGTATTTGATAAATTCAGTGAGCGAATATGGTCACTTTGCGGGATGCGCAAACACATATCGGCACGTTCTTTTGCAAACTCCTTTGGCAAGCCAGTCGTTTCTCTTCCGAACATAAAGTAAAGGCCACGCTCTGAATTGCTGAAATCATGTGTCGTAAACGGCTCATCACTATATGTCTCAATTAAATACACATCGCCATCTTTACTGTACTCGATAAAATCTTCTAAAGAATCATGGTAAACGACATTCACGTGTTCCCAATAATCCAATCCAGCACGCTTCAGCATTTTGTCATCTGTTGAAAAGCCCAATGGACGGATTAAATGTAATGATGTATTCGTTCCAGCACAAGTACGGGCAATGTTGCCTGTGTTTGCCGGGATTTCTGGTTGATATAATACGATATGGTTTGGCACTTCTAATCCTTCTCTCTTAATGATTTAACATTGCTAGCCCTTTATCAATCTCCGCCAGCACTTCTTCATCCTGCTCTGTTTTTTTTGCAGCTATTAAAATCTCCACTGCCCCATCCGTTCCGATTTTTCCGATTGCCCATGCTGCGGTCCCTCTTAATACAGGACGCTCATCTTTTTGCAGTACTTGAACTAAATCAGGCATCGCCGCTTCTTCTTTAAAGTGGGCCAGCGCTAAAATGGCATTGCGCTGAATCGGCTTTTTACCGCGCCATGAGCCTGATACATGACCAAACTTTGCCTTAAATTCCTTATTGGAAATCGATAAAAGAGGCTGTAGTAAAGGTTTTGCGATTTCAGGATCGGGAGTGAATTCATCATGGATCCAGTTCAGCTTTCCTTTATTTTTCGGGCACACTGTCTGACATGTATCACAGCCATACAAACGGTTTCCGATTTTTGCCCGAAACTCATCCGGTAAAAATCCTTTCGTTTGAGTTAAAAAGGCAATGCATCGCTGTGAATTCAGCTGCCCAGGTGCAACGATCGCTCCAGTTGGACAAACATCAATACATAATGTACAGTCTCCGCATTCATCCTCCATCGGTGTGTCAGGGGCAAACGGGATATTCGTGATGATTTCGCCTAAATAGACGTATGAACCAAATTCCGGTGTAATGATCGAACAATTTTTGGCGCTCCAGCCGATTCCTGCCCGTTCTGCAACCGCACGATCTACTAGTTCCCCAGTATCGACCATCGATTTCACCTTTACATTTGACACACGTTCATGCAGCCATGCTTCAATGAGCTGCAGACGTTCACGAACAGCTGTATGATAGTCAATCCCCCATGAAGCACGGCAAAAAATACCACGTCGCTCCCCTTTTTTTCCTTGCGGGGCATCTTGCATGCGTGAAGGATAGGCAATCGCGATCGCAATAATACTTTCTGCTTCATCTAATAATTTTAAAGGCTCTGTACGCAGCTCTATATTTGCTTCTTCAAAGCCTGATTGGTATGCTAATTGTTGCTGACGACGCAGACGGTTTTTCAATTCATGAAACGGAGCAGCGGTCGTAAATCCGATTTTATCAACACCAATAGATGCTGCGTATTTCACTAAATCTTCTTGAAGTTGATGAACTTTCATTTCACATACTCCTTTCAAATGATACAATAATTATAAACTTATTTCGTATTACATATTTTAGTGTTTCTCCCATTAAAAACAAGGTAAGAAGGTGTTCTCTTGAATATTTCAATAAATGAAGCTCTTTTTTCTGTCAATGAGCAATTAAAAATTGGCCTTATCCATTATAGCAAAATTATCGTCGAAGAATCTCCTCAAATGATTAAAGGTCGCACACAACTTTATCAGGAAAATCTATATTTGGAATTACAGGAAACACCTGTGACAGAACGTCCTGGTATAAAAGAGTGGCGCCAGCTTTGGAAGGCTTTTGGCGGGGACCCGAACCGGTACCGTCACTCTGCGGAAAGCTTAATGCGCCGTATCGCCAAACAGCAATATTTAGCACCGTTCCATTCGGCTGTTGATCTAAATAACTTCTTCTCCCTGCAATACGAAATTCCTGTTGGCATTTATGATGCAGAAAGTATAGATGGTAATGTGGAAATCAATGTCGGCAATGCATCGACAGGCTATGAAGGAATTAATGGACGCTTTAATTCATTGGAAAACATCATCCACGCCAAGGATGCAATCGGTCCATTCGGCAGCCCCTTTGTTGATTCAAAAAGAACGGCAGTGACAGAAGCTACGACAAATGCGCTGCAAATCTTTTATTTACGCCCTTCCCTCAGTGGAAAGGAAGCAGCTGAACTATTAAGCAGTGCAGGAAACATGTTTACGCAAATTAGCGGTGGCGAATATGAAGTACATATTCTTTCAAAGGAAAATTCAAAAGTTCATATTTAAGGAGTGAAATCGTTTGACTATTAACTTAGCTGAGGCAGTAAAACTAAAAAGTATCATTACGAAAAGAATCCAGGAACGAACAATACAAGTGCATTCATTAACACATGCTGTCATTGAAAAAGGCGAACAGCCGAAAACACCTGATTATACACTCGAAATGCTTGAAGCCGAGTTAAAAGAGCTTCGTTATGATTCACGTAAACTTGATGCCCTGATCTACCGGGCTAATATCGACAATACTATTGTGTTTAAAGATGAGGAGATGCCTATTGTAGAGGCGATTGAACTTGCGAGTCAATTACGTGCAGAAGCACAATTTTGCAAAAACCTTGGTTCTGAGGAAAAAGAGGCTTTCTACCATAATTCCGGTGATGCCATACTTTACCGTGTAGCATT harbors:
- a CDS encoding epoxyqueuosine reductase, coding for MKVHQLQEDLVKYAASIGVDKIGFTTAAPFHELKNRLRRQQQLAYQSGFEEANIELRTEPLKLLDEAESIIAIAIAYPSRMQDAPQGKKGERRGIFCRASWGIDYHTAVRERLQLIEAWLHERVSNVKVKSMVDTGELVDRAVAERAGIGWSAKNCSIITPEFGSYVYLGEIITNIPFAPDTPMEDECGDCTLCIDVCPTGAIVAPGQLNSQRCIAFLTQTKGFLPDEFRAKIGNRLYGCDTCQTVCPKNKGKLNWIHDEFTPDPEIAKPLLQPLLSISNKEFKAKFGHVSGSWRGKKPIQRNAILALAHFKEEAAMPDLVQVLQKDERPVLRGTAAWAIGKIGTDGAVEILIAAKKTEQDEEVLAEIDKGLAMLNH
- a CDS encoding tRNA methyltransferase, translating into MPNHIVLYQPEIPANTGNIARTCAGTNTSLHLIRPLGFSTDDKMLKRAGLDYWEHVNVVYHDSLEDFIEYSKDGDVYLIETYSDEPFTTHDFSNSERGLYFMFGRETTGLPKEFAKERADMCLRIPQSDHIRSLNLSNTAAIVIYEVLRQQNYPGLK